ctccacctcgccagaCACCGAGGCGCGGGCTTCGTCTcgtccgacctctgagggctggctcggcctcgcccgacaccaaggccgcgggctccgcctcaaccgacctctgagggctggctccgcctcgcccgacaccgaggctgcgggctccgcctcgtccgacctttaagggctagctccgcctcgcccgacctctgagggcgggctccgtctcgctcgacctctgagggctggcaccacctcgcccaacaccgaggcaATGGGCTCTACcccgcccgacctctgagggctgcctccgcctcgtccgacaccaaggccgcgagttccgccttgcccaacctcggagggttggctccgccttgcccgacctctgggggagggTTCCGCCTCgatcgacccttgggtttgggctccacctcgtccgacccttgggtttgcgctccgcctcaccCAGCCTCTGgggggactccgcctcgcccgaccccgaggccgagggctccgtctcgcccgatggagacccatgtcgccgccaaccactccaggtccaagcgtatgggcttgggtcaaagctctgacactagggaaATGACCGGCACGCCCCGATATAACCAGTGGccgtgatgggccatacctggtgattcacatcaggaacagcgtcgggcgtaccggtgctgttctgcctaacccccgtacgaacactGATAGATGTGTCAGTTTACCATGACGCCCGTCAGGACGGAGTGTagtgccatgaccggcagacgacgcctgcacatggcgcGAGTGACGGACATGGCCACGACATGAAGCTGTCcttgttgacgtctacagggtcggcaggacccgcatgaaggagaaggactcgGCACTCCTAAAGGACTTCGACTCCATCTCATTCTCCTCTCTTCCACCGCTATAAcatgtgctttcccttggcctataaaaaggAAAGCAGGGCGTCTCATAAGGAGCATCAACTCATCGGACCATCGATCAGTTCAAGCCAGATCCGAACAAACCTGTCTAACCCcgaacacacagctgagcagtgACCGAGCTCTCGACACCCATTCattctttccatcagagacttgggacctgtccctctctcgcccgtttgtaacccctactacaaactttcagtgctattaacacgagcagcagcaaggaactggacgtagagacattctgcccgaaccagtataaacttcaTGTCCTTTaggcacaccatctgagccagacacgcaatattagaaatttactagtcggtggcaactcgaaacatcgACACGTCGGTTTCCCACTCCGTTGGCGGGACTGGATCTCCTCCATATTGCGCACCGCTAGCACCACGGTGCTGGTCAATGGACGTCCTGGCAACCGCATCTGCCACGCCCGCGGCCTGCTTTTTGTGATCGTCATGGAGGTGCGGAACGCGCACATTCACGAGGCGGATCGGCGACACGCGTTTGTTTATGCCGACGACCTCGTCATCTTCCTCTCCCCAAATGTGAATGACTTCACCAACATGTGGCGCATCCTGGACCTCTTCGCGGGAGCGTCCGGACTCGTCACCAACGTCGACAAGTGCTTCATCACACCTATCCGATGCTCCCAGTCACAGATTGACGCGGTGCGTCAGGTGTTCCCTTGCAAGATCCTGGACTTCCCCACTGGATATCTGGGCGCATCGCTGTCGCTCTCCAGGATTAACAGCTGCGAGGAGCAGCGGCTCGTCGACGCGGTAGCAGCCCGCATACCAACTTGGAAGGCCGGTCTCCTAACTGACGCAGGGCACACGACCCTGACCTAGACGATCCTATCCGCCATTCCAGTGCACATCTCCATCTGCTACTGCCTATCGACGTGGGCCATTGGCGAGATTGACCAACGATGTCGTGCTTTCCTCTGGGCTGGCTTCGAGTCGGTCTCTGGTGGACGCTGCAAGATCGCCTGGCCGATAGTGTGCGTACCCAAAGGCAATGGAGGCCTGGGGATCCCTGACCTTAGAATCCTCGGGTATGCGCTACGTTTACGATGGGAATGGCTACGCCGGACTAAGCCCGACTCCTCTTGGACGTTGCTGCCGTCTACTCCGGAAAGAAAGATATCCTCCATGTTCTGCTCATCGATCACTGTCGAGATTGGCGACAGCGCCTCCACACAGTTCTGGACTGATGCGCGGCTGCCTGCTGCGGCCATTCCCACTTTCGCCCCCAACCTCTTCAAGGCAGTCGGACGGAGGAGACTCAGGCGTTCAGTTAAGGACGCCCTCACTGATCGCTGTTGGGTGCGTGACATCACCGGTGCCCAGACTGCCCTAGTTCTTTACGAGTATGTTCAGCTATGGGCGAGGCTCAAGACGTTCAGCTGCGGCCTTTGGAATCTGATCGCTTCTGGCGCTGGTCAGCTGATGGTCAGTACTCCGTACGTTCGGCGTACAGGGCTTACTTTGTGGGCTGGACGGGCATGGCGGGGGCCGAGGAACTTTGGCGTGCGGCGGTTCCACCAAAGGTGAAGTTCTTCTTTTGGATCACTTTGCATGGTCGGCTGTGGACAGCGGAGCGGAGGAAACGGCATGGACTCCAATTGGACGTGGCATGCGCCTTGTGCGATCAGCTTGACGAAACAACAGACCACCTCCTTTGCTCTTGTGTCTACGCCTGCGAGGTATGGTCTTGTTTGCTGCATTCCTTGGGCTCCCTCGCCACAGCACCTCAGCAAGATTCTTCCCTACTCGACTGGTGGCTGCTGGGTCGGGCTACACTACCGCAAGCCCTCCACCGAAGTTTCGACTCGCTTGTGCTGCTTGTGTCCTGGTGTCTGTGGAAGGAAAGGAACCGCCGCACCTTCGACCACAGGTCCTTGACGCCGCCCGAGCTGCTCTGCTGCATCCTAGATGAGGCAAACGCCTGGATCAGTGCGGGCTACGGATGCCTAGCGTTGCTCACAGCTTTGGCGGCTTAATACCTTGCTGTGCCCCACCTCCACCTTGCAGTTACTTAGTTAGTACAACATTAATTCCCcaccactagttggtgatttgtGTTATGTGTTCCTCCAAGATGTGTACGGCTCCTCGCCGTGGCTATCCTTGGAGCTTGTAAAACTTCCCACTTTCACTTAATGAAGCACGTGCTAATGCacgctttcaaaaaaaaaaagactgtTAATGCTGCTCTCCAAGGTGCTGCGTTTCGGCAAATGGTTTATGCTCTGAATGGACGCCAACTAGTTACATCTGTGCATGCAGAAACTGAACAAGAGATCCAGTTTTAGTTACTTATCCAGAAACTCTTCAAATATTCACCACACACGGATACACACATCAGTTATACGTACAGAGCTAAAGACAGAGAGCACACCAGCTTACTGTTACTCAAGCTGAACTTTTGTGCAGCTCCGAAAGTTTGAATTAAACAAAGCAATAGGAGAAATGAAGTGATCACCATTGCCGTTCAATACTTTTGTGCAGCAAAATGTAACGGTACCATATTGGAGGTAGCacattcttttttccttttttttggtaTACGTCATCTGTAAATTGCAATAGAATAGAAGAACTGAAACTTAATGAAAGTACACTCCTGATATGCGAGCAAGTAACAAACCTAAGAGATCGAGGAATGCTGATTTTTCTGAAATATCAATGTAAAATAGTCCTAAATCCATGTTTTCAGAACATATGATCTTTATAATAGTCATGCTTTGCATATACCAAAGAATAAAGCACAAGGAAGGAAAGTGTTTTCAACTGAGATGGTACTGGCAGATTGAAACTTCTCTTTCAAACTAAAAACAAAGATTCGCATGTATGCTTGGTCTTATGAAGTTCATGGCTGAATCACAGAAATATATAGTCAGTGAAAAATAGTATACTTGCATGCCTGCCCTTCCACGGAGCACACAAACGTCGAGCTGCTGACCACAGggtaaaaaatatatatagttgGATATGAAAGACATGACCTGAAGAAGTGAGGTAGTAGAGGGCAGCAGGGTAAAAAACTTTTGTACAGAAACTGAACCAAACAGCCATTTTTATGTTTTCAGGAGCTCTTCAATTTATTCACCACACACGCATACAGCTACAGCATACTGGCAATCTGGCATGCTCAAACTGAACTGAATTGAACTGGACCAGGCACTTTATAATGATGCCAACACAGCCAAGTTCAGCATCACAGAGCACGCTTTGTTCCCGAGTAGGGAGCCAGGGAGGACCAAAGCCCCTGACAGCCAAGCATAGAATATGGCTTCAGTTAGAATGGAAGCCTGGCCTGAACACTGTTCATCCTTCACGACAAGCAAGACGAACCCATGATTCACCATCAGCACATGCTGCAGTCTTGCTTCATTCCAGACAGGAACTCAAAGTGCAGAACCATACTGCTGACTGATGAATCTTTCAGGAAAGTAAAACAAACAAAGAGGAACGAACTTGTATGGTTCTGTGCTAAGCAGAGCTTTTTTTTCTGAAATACGcatgagagctgcgtatcattgcattaagataAAGAAAAAGGAAGGCTCAAAATAGCCAATACAAAACTCACAGCACACACACCTCAGGACATTTTTGTTACAAACACGCCTGTTTATattaagaaatgaccaaaacctcAACTATAGGAGCCGCTAACCACCACGACTAGCAGCAGCCACCAGAGACCTCTGAGACCCTTGGCGCCTGCCAGCATCCAGTGATCTGCCTCATCCTGTGCAAGGAGAAGCGCCCGATCCAACCTGGGCGAGACACCATTAAACACAATGTTGTTCCTTTCCTTCCAAAGGATCCAAGCCCCCAGCATGACCAGCGAGTTAAAGCCTTACCCAACGTCCTTGTTGAAAGTGCTGCCAGCTTGTTGCCACCAATCAAAGAACCTTGCCGAACTTGGTTGAGGTGCAACATCTGGTAATCCAGAACGACGGAGCAGCTGGTGCCAAAATTGCAGTGAGAAGACACATGAACACAGGAGGTGCTGAATTGTTTCATCCTCCTGGTCGCAAAATGGGCAATGTTCAGGGTGGGGCAGACCATATCGAGGAAGTCTATCAGCCGTCCAACAACGGTTATGTGCTACTAACCAGAGGAAAAATTTACAATTCCTAGGAGCCCAATTACTCCAAATCAATTTGCTTGGCTCAAaaaggattgctccaaggaagaACGCCTCACACGCCGATTTGGTAGAGAATTCTCCTGAAGTCTCAAATTTCCATTTGTTAACATCATTAACCTCAGGTTGAAGTACTACTTCCTGGAACAAGTCCCAAATATCTAGATATTCAGCCAAGACTGCAACAGAATGGTGGCCTCGAATATCCTGCACCCAACTATTATCCATTAGCGCTTCCCTAACAGTGCGCCTTCTTGCCCGCCTTTTTGGAACACATGCAAATAGACGAGGGGCCAGTAGCTCAATAGAAGACCCATTCAACCATTTATCAGTCCAGAACTTAGTGTCTGCCCCATTGCCAACCTCTGTGGTCACAGCCAAGACAAAAAGAGCTTGGGCATTCCCATGAATTGTGAAAGGGAAGGTTGCCCATGGCTTATCAGGTTCAGTTTTACTCAGCCACAGCCATCTAACCCTGAGAGCCCAACCAAATTTCTGTAGGTCCAAGATACCCAAACCTCCTAATTCCTTCGGACGACAAACCTTGGGCCATGCAATCAAACAGTGTCCACCATTTGTCTCCTTCCTGCCTCTCCAAAGGAAATTATGACGAATCTTGTCTAACACCTTTAaacacactactacacaaaatcttttaCACAACGTTTACCAAATGGGCTCCGAGGCGGTTGGCCTGGTTGTCCACCTCGGTTATTCAAGGCAGGGCAGCCAGgccagcaaccgcctcggttaatccttaaccgaggcgggcactgTAGagaaaccgcctcggttaatgcttagGAGCCCGAGGTggctggagaatttcagagagatgAAGCAGGAGACaattgatcctctctataaggattGTCCGAAGCACTGGACGGCGCTGCGTTTTAACCTCCAGATGCTGATGCTGAAGGCTCGCCATGGCTGGTCCGACACTAGCTTTAACGACATGTTACGTATCCTTGTTGACACATACCCAGGGGGTAACAAGGTGCTCGCCAATACCAACCAAGCGAAGAAGCTAATCCGgctagtggcgatgaagcttaaaaAGTTCCATGGTTGTCCTAACCACTGTATCCTATATCGGGGCAAGTATGAGAACTTGCATAGCTATCCACACTGTGGCGCGAGTCGGTACAAGAGGAATGCCGGTTGTCGCGCGGATGCGGACGACGAGAGagggccgaagaagaagaaggcggcCAAGAAGAGTGTCGCGAGAAGCAGATCCCGTCTcttgaggacgaggaagaagagggttacatgcAGAGGAAAAGTCCGGCCCATCACGGTCTGAACTTTTAATTCATATTAAAAATGATTCAATTGGAACAACTTATACCAGACTATATAAAATATGCTGGGTCTAACATTTTTCTTGATGATTCTTAGGAGGAACAGTACTATGCGAACAATCCGGACGAACAATGCCAGCACGAACATGATGAAAATGCAAGCGATGTTCAGATAATAGAGACTAAAACTCCAAACCCTGAGGCCAGCACGAAGGGAGGGAAAGGAACGAAAGGAGGAAAATGAACTAAAGGAGGGAAAGGAACGAAAGGAACAGGTAGGCGCTCAAAATAGGAAAAGAGGACGACCGCCAACGAAATTAGTTGTCAATACTCCTCCTACTGTCGTAGATGAATTTAGTAGCGAATCTATCGCTAAACGAGTTCAAACGGCCAAGCATCTAGGGAAACAGCAGACCAGCCCTTTTAGGCCTTTTTAGAACTACTATGTGTTGTCTATTTAGTAAGCTATATTTGATCTTTAGTTTCTCCAGATGGCTAGAACGATGTGTGTTCAGACCTAAACGATGTGCTGAACTAAATTTATGTGTGTTCaagcgcaaatacttagtcaaACATTTCCTTCAGCAATTCATGTGTGAAACTACTAGTGAGTAAAGAGTTCAAACTTACACTGTGTTTAGTTGTCTGATAATTTTTTTCTCCAGCAGTTGTCTGATAAAATGACATGCTAGTTTGGATACCCTGAAGCTTCCCAAATCTGATGGACCTGTGGACATGAAACAATTTGGATGTCACCTCTAACAGATCAGCAGATAGCATTTTCTATGAATTTACTTATATTATTAAGGAAACAATCACAGAGACATTAACCAAACATACACAATTAAAGAAGAAACTAATCGTCTCCTGTTTCTTTCAGAAAAAACTGAACATGAAATATGTCCCTCATACAAACATCCATATGATACATGTCTAACTGGAAGTATGGAATGTgtccctcatacaagcatgcaatACTACTAACAGGGAAATAACAACAGCTAGGCTTCATAGTAAAACTAGTCTAAATGAAGTACTAAATCAGCAAATGCCATATAATCTTCTACATCATCACTTTTTGCTTCAACTCCCGAGACAAGTGCTCCAGTTGACCCAAATTGACGAACTTGTTATTTCTCTGGGTACTCTAAAGATATGATCCCACAAGTTTCAGTCATTCCGTAACTTGTCATTTCTCTGGGTACTATAAAGATATGCATCTGGCGTCCCTTGAGAGAAGCTTCTTGTTGACAAATGCACTTCATCCAGTGCTTAAAAGGTGCCTGCGGGGCTGGCCTGCATCACATTCAGATGCAGATTCATCATAAATCAAGGACCACACACATGACAACTGTACTCCATCCAGTGGTTCAAAGGAAATATTTTTCCCACACAGAAATCTGAAAATCCTTATGATTACAGCAACATGGAAGGTATTTCTAGTTGAAGGCAAGCACCCACCGACAGACATCTGATATTCAAGCCAACTAGAGTTTACCTAAAGCCTCTGTATGTGCCAACATTAAACTTGTTAAGTCGTGCACCTAACATAACCATGCTAACTTATCATGCTACTATCAAAAACAAAAACAAGCATTCAATCTTCTCAGTGAGATATATTTCAGCCATATCACCATCGTCATCCATCAGCTGCTCTATCTCATCTCTGACCTTAAGTGAAAATATAGATTGGAATATTCAAAAAAAAGTTTTAAAAGGATCACAGCAAGCAAAAGCATCATTATGACCATACTTTTACCTTCTGGACTCTCCTTGTCAATGCAACCAGCTTGCCAAATTATCAGCGTCGGACTCGTTCCACGTTGATGGAAATAATTTTTGCTGTCAGCTCATCTTGTAATGGATAAGCTTCAGCCTCTAATTCAATAGCCTGAAAAAATAGTGCAATTCCTTTATTTTTACTGATGATCCACCAAATCATTATCAGTAACATTGGACATAACTAAAAGTACACAAGCTGATAATGCAGTATGTGTAAGTTCACTGTAAATATGTTAAGACAGTTCCATTATTTAGTAGTAAAATTTGGTGGTGGTAACGGGTAAGCATTCTGAGATGCATGAATCAGAGAAATGAAACTAACAGCTAACACATGGTGCACCAAACTTTAGTTACATCACCACTGAAAAAAACCATTACTAATTTGGCTATTTGATAATCGACAAGGCTAATAATTACAAAACCGGACATGATAGCAGACTGACAGTGCTTATCAGACATATACAGTAGCCCAGTGAGAGGGTTCAAATTACTAAGTGGGCTCGACTCATCACAGGCTCACATCACTTCAGATCAATAAGAAATTGCAGGTTCAGATCAATAAGAAATTGCAGATTTAATGCAGTGATTGCTAGtgcctagtagtagtagtagtagtagtagtgctaaAAAGTCTGCTTTTGATGCAAGGAGCTTTGGTCTGTAGTAGTATATAGGATTTGCTCATAGTGCAGTTGCAGTGTAACAATTTCAAGTGGCACCTACCTTTAGTGACAAGAGACATAATATACGTTGATAGCACAACTGGATAGTTTTCTGATGTAGTAACTATCTTGTAGAACCTAGGATAGAAAGGGTCAGTTTTCAGTCAAAAGGACAATCCAAAGGAACTGGTGATTTCATTATGTTCTCTCTCTGAAGACAGCTTTACCACACCTTTGGAAATTGGAAAGTTACTGATAACCTAATTTGTGTTAACTGGTACCTATATCATGTGGACAAGTAATCTAGTGCATTGCAACTTGAAAATTCTATTAGTAATTCGGTCAGCTCTTGCTCTTTTCTCACATCTTTTGTACTGCTCATGTCATCCTGTCCAACAGTCCTATGACATGAGACTAAAACCTGAAAAAAACTGAAAAGGGCAGGGAATTGTTACACTATGACTTGCGGTAGGTGTAGTAGGGGAGGTCGTTTAGGTCCTCCTCCACCTTGCCCACGGTGTCGTTGACGGACTGCGTGCAAGTGCAGAGAGCACGGCGTTGGCTGCCTGGAGGGAGGGGCGGATGCGCCCACGGCGGCGAAGGGAGTGGAGGAGTTGTGCGGCGAGGTGGGGGAGGCGGAGGTGGGCATAggcggagagcgcggcgtcggcgagtgCACTCGTCGGGAGGCTGGCGAGGAGGTGGTGATGGAGGTGGCGCAACGGGTCAAGCGGGACGAAGTCGAGGAGAAGCGGCACGCAGGGCAGGAGCCGGGGACGGCGAGGCCACCGCCAGCTTCGCCACCTCGGACCTAGATCTCGTCTCATCCACCGCCATCGCCGGATCTATGCGGTGCCGCCACTCGTCGGGGACTGGTGAGGAGCCCTGTCCGCTGCAGCCCGGCCCTCACCCTCGCCCTcgcagccgccgccaccaccctcgTCCTCAACCTCGACCTCAACCTCACTCGCCGCCGCTGCACGAACAAAGTGACGAGAGAGGGCCGGGCCTGGTCTGACGGAGAATTATATGTGACAGACTATACAACTTCAATCATCTCTGTGGTACCcaaaacattatttttctatTATAGATTTACCATTCTATCCTCAATTACATAAAAAATCAAAAATAGAAAATTTTCCACTTTTTGCCGGGTGTTGATCCCACCAATTTTAGTATGCACCCGGTGCGTATGGTCCCACCATTTAATACACACTAAGTTCCTCCCAGTGCCTCTCAAATTGGTTTCTCTTGGTTCCTCTGCCTTTTTAGCTGTCGGATCGGTCCTCGTGAGCCGTCGGACAATCATTGTAAAAATTCTCAATTGCCAAATGTAATCATACATATACATATGCCCAGCCTGCTCCTGCCCCATGTGCGCAGCGTGCTCCTACTTCCTCTGTGCATAGTGTTGTGGAGGATCAATTGATCTTCATCGGGAGTGCAGCACTACGAGTCCCATAAAAAATGTAGCCCCAACAAAGAATAATAAAGCCCCTCGTGTTTCACCTACTGAACTTGTAATTTTCTTAATGTAACGGTGCTTTCAGTTCTAGCAGTTGTATACAATTGTTCAATATTTGCTGACAAGTGCATAAACCATTTCAGGTTGGAAAGGAGGTAACATTATATGTCTTGTTGCAGCCAGAAGCTATGGCTAAGGCAGTAGTTATTTCAACAAATCCAAGCAATGTACTAGGAGGCCAACCTCTTGGAAGGCTATATTGTGAAGTTGTTGTGAAGGTTGTGATTAAAAGGGATGCTGCCTCGCCCTTATGGTGACATTGAGACTTTGGCTGATGCTAAGCCAATGCCAGTTCAGTGGCCATACAATAGAGTAATAAACTAGACTTGCCTTTGTTTTTTTATTCATATATGTGATAAGTGAACAAAGTTTCTAATTAATGATATTTCTAATAGTTGAGGGTTAGCAAGGCATCACATTCATCCCAGTCTACTGCAGGTATATTTTTTTCTGAATTTTACTTTCACCAAACTGCTATTTGTGATGCTGATACACTGTAATTACTAGCTGAGAATTGTGTTtcattccttcaaaagtttcattCACTTAATCAGAAATCATTACTTCAAAAGTTTTATTCACTTAGTCAGAAATCAAAACAAACATTTTTGAACTATGTTTGGCTGATGTGAAAATCTGCAATTGAAGCTTCTTGTCTACCAAATCTCTGTAGTGGAGATATTGACTTAGCACTTAGCAAACAAAGCTTAGCCTAACTGATACACAGCAACCACTCttcatttatatatttttttggcaCTAGTAACCTCCAAGGGATAATGGGATGTAGaatgaagtatatatatatatatatatgtagaacgaagtgtgtgtgtgtgtgtgtctatatatatatatatatatatatatatatatatatatatatacggtgaGGCTAAAATGCAACAAGGTGCAATTAATATAGCAATTGCACAGACCACAAAAACACCTCCCGCCCCCGCGCCCGACAAAAACAGGCCACACCCATTCTGGGCGGTCCCGCATCCACCCGCGCATGGGCCGCCAGCACGTGGGCCGCTCGCCTCCCCACAAAAAATGGGCCGCGCGCATCCGATTCGTCCGAATCGAGCGCCAATTGCAACGCCGCGTGTCTTGTGATTGCAACCTCGATTCTGTTCTGGTTGCAACATATATGCATGTGCACGGGATGTCTTGAACGGCAAGTaagaaatacaatagaaatagaaaaagggATCGCCTGAGGAGGAAAAAACGCATCCCACCCCACACCCCCCTCTCTCGCAGTagaggcgccgccgccggcggcggagcGCCTTGAGGGGGAGCGCGCTCCTCGCCCTGCGCCGCCACGCGAGCCGCCGCGCTCCTCACCCTGCACCACCGCGCTAGCCGCCACGCTCCTCGCCCTACGCCGCCGTGCGAGCCGCCTCCCCGCGTCCCGCCTCCAGCATCGAGATGGGGCCAACGCCGCCGTCGCTCGTCGAGGCTGGGCCGCTCGCCCTGCGTGATCCACCGACGGCATCGGAGAGGGTCACTGCGTTGATTCGAGCACATCGGAGAGAGCCTCCGCCATCGTCGACACCCATGCTTCCCCCGATAACAGCAATTACAAGCGATCCCCTCCACCATACGACGACACTCACGCCGCCGGCGACATTGGCTCCAGGGGACATGGTGACTCCAGATGCCAACCAGCTGTTCTACCCGGTAAAAAAAAGCACTTGACCTCCCTTATGCTGTGCCTGTGAGTTGAATGCTTGAATCACCTGTGATTTGTGTGCTGGGTGTAACTAATTGCGACACGGCTTTCGTAGTAATTGCGACACAGCTTTGGGATTAAACTGAATAACCTGTCACTGACTTTTCCCATGGATCTGGAAAAAAATGCAACTAATTGCAACAGAGATTTGGTAGTAATTGCAGCAGAGATGTGGTAGTAATTGCTACACATAGCTTTGAGTTTTAAACTGAATCACTTGTGTTTGGCTTTTTCATGGTTCTGATAAAAAGAAAATGCAACTGATTGCAACTAGGATGTGGTATAAATTGCAACAGAGACATGGTAGTAATTGCAACAGAGAATTTTCCAGTGAGTTTGCAtcattttattttgaaaaaaaatatcacACATGTTTTGTATGTTTTCTTTTTGTCAGGAATCAACTATACCAGCTGTGTTAGTGCTAAGAGTGAGGCAGCAATTCTCTACAAAAAATGATACTTACATATTTTACAAAGATTATGCAAAGCTGGCTGGGTTCAGTTTGAGGACAGCGAGAACAAGCAAGGAGACGAATCATTGGGTCTGCAACAGGGAAGGGAAACATGAGAGcaaaaataaagaagaaga
Above is a genomic segment from Miscanthus floridulus cultivar M001 chromosome 3, ASM1932011v1, whole genome shotgun sequence containing:
- the LOC136543173 gene encoding uncharacterized protein; translated protein: MAARPPLPAVLLKMDLAKAFDSVAWPFLLEVLEHTVSGINTRAHHLSQTRNIRNLLVGGNSKHRHVGFPLRWRDWISSILRTASTTVLVNGRPGNRICHARGLLFVIVMEVRNAHIHEADRRHAFVYADDLVIFLSPNVNDFTNMWRILDLFAGASGLVTNVDKCFITPIRCSQSQIDAVRQVFPCKILDFPTGYLGASLSLSRINSCEEQRLVDAVAARIPTWKAGLLTDAGHTTLT